The Bacillota bacterium genome contains a region encoding:
- a CDS encoding FAD-dependent oxidoreductase, translating into MGKPQVRFCEGRNKSLTLMNRSLLTKGRDLDMSARRLYDDTMLVKVHDKYDVIVAGGGPAGIGAAIAAARNGVKTLLVDRYGFLGGMWTVGLINPLFDHRNKGGILEEMIEHLKERGAWGGFIGSCFNYEVVKVLLDEMIVQAGVTPLYHT; encoded by the coding sequence GTGGGAAAACCACAAGTCCGGTTCTGTGAGGGGCGTAATAAGTCTCTCACGTTGATGAATAGAAGTTTATTAACGAAAGGAAGAGATTTAGATATGTCTGCTCGACGGCTATATGATGATACTATGTTGGTAAAAGTGCATGATAAATACGATGTCATTGTTGCCGGTGGAGGTCCTGCCGGTATAGGAGCGGCCATTGCTGCAGCCAGAAACGGTGTGAAGACCTTGTTGGTGGATCGATACGGTTTTTTAGGCGGTATGTGGACTGTCGGCCTCATCAACCCACTATTCGATCATAGAAATAAAGGCGGTATATTGGAGGAGATGATCGAGCACTTAAAGGAAAGAGGAGCTTGGGGAGGTTTTATAGGGAGCTGTTTTAATTATGAGGTTGTAAAAGTTTTGCTAGACGAAATGATAGTCCAGGCAGGAGTAACACCGCTTTATCATACGTAA
- a CDS encoding transposase, with the protein MIQNGSKKPVFSILISDDAGQFDKITEERGLCWVHEYRHYKKIKSIFLKNIKLIEDFKSQIKQYYERLKAYKKNPSENLKIELSEEFDKLFGTKTGYDVLDERIMQTKEKKTQLLTVLEHPEIPLHNNLSENGLRELVVKTKISSGTKTAEGSTAWENYLTISATCKKLGVNFFSYVKDIFSHKMELPRLAELINQKA; encoded by the coding sequence GTGATACAGAATGGATCAAAGAAGCCGGTTTTCAGTATTCTTATCAGTGATGATGCAGGGCAGTTTGACAAAATTACTGAAGAAAGAGGATTATGCTGGGTACATGAATACAGACATTATAAGAAAATAAAATCCATATTCCTTAAAAACATTAAGTTAATTGAGGATTTCAAGTCTCAAATAAAGCAGTATTATGAAAGATTAAAAGCCTATAAAAAAAATCCTTCAGAAAACCTTAAAATAGAATTATCAGAGGAATTTGACAAGTTATTCGGTACCAAGACAGGGTATGATGTACTTGATGAAAGGATTATGCAGACTAAAGAAAAAAAGACTCAGCTTTTGACGGTGCTTGAACACCCGGAAATACCACTACATAACAATTTATCGGAAAATGGTTTAAGGGAACTTGTGGTAAAAACGAAAATAAGTTCAGGTACAAAAACAGCAGAAGGTTCAACAGCCTGGGAGAATTATCTTACAATTTCTGCAACATGCAAAAAGCTTGGAGTCAATTTTTTTAGTTATGTTAAAGATATTTTTTCGCATAAAATGGAACTACCAAGGCTAGCAGAATTAATAAATCAGAAGGCATAG
- a CDS encoding transposase yields the protein MYIEVCELREEVQQLKNELAVLKGEKGKPRIKASNKKNKDDDDDNINPPQRKNWTKGSKKDKIKIDREEIIKIDRSTLPEDAEFKGYEEKIVQEILIKTDNVLYKREKYYSPSEHKTYTAEFPEGVEDTDFGANLKALCAVLYFDYRITENKIVKLLEEFGIIMSEGTLSNILIKENAEILSNEKSEIYKAGLKSTTYQQTDDTGFRVAGKNCYAQIVCNPYYSVYFINERKNRPTAKK from the coding sequence TTGTATATAGAAGTTTGTGAACTCAGGGAAGAGGTTCAACAACTCAAAAATGAGCTGGCAGTGTTAAAAGGAGAAAAAGGCAAGCCGAGAATTAAAGCATCTAACAAGAAGAACAAGGATGACGATGATGACAACATCAACCCTCCACAAAGGAAGAACTGGACAAAGGGGAGCAAGAAAGACAAAATAAAAATAGACCGGGAAGAAATAATTAAGATTGACAGGTCGACTCTTCCTGAAGATGCGGAATTTAAAGGCTATGAAGAAAAAATAGTCCAAGAGATACTGATAAAAACAGACAACGTACTCTATAAAAGGGAAAAGTATTATTCTCCTTCTGAACATAAGACCTATACAGCTGAATTCCCTGAGGGTGTGGAGGATACTGATTTTGGAGCGAATCTTAAGGCTTTATGTGCAGTATTATACTTTGATTACCGTATAACCGAGAATAAAATAGTAAAGCTGCTTGAAGAGTTTGGAATTATTATGTCGGAAGGTACATTATCGAATATATTAATCAAGGAAAATGCAGAGATACTTTCAAATGAAAAATCAGAGATATATAAGGCAGGGCTTAAGAGTACCACATATCAGCAAACTGATGATACAGGATTTCGTGTTGCAGGTAAAAACTGCTATGCACAGATTGTTTGCAACCCATATTATTCTGTATATTTTATTAACGAGAGAAAGAACAGACCTACCGCAAAAAAGTGA
- a CDS encoding IS701 family transposase has protein sequence MMLQKPDWSPDILTESGITAETVGCLGNLLDEYLAEFGHCYARSEQRIHGECYVKGLLSDLGCKSIEPIAIRYEGKEAVRGMQNFSKDGIWDDAEMLLTYRKRLSSLICDPDGMINADGCDMPKKGTESVGVARQYYGSLGKTENCQVGVFVGYSSSKGYGLIDRSLYMPEKWFGDDYAGRRERCGVPDDLLFKTKTQLASEMIQNAVASGLFPAKWIGVDSFFGNDKEFLDSIPDSLYYFADVHANTTVFTKMPVMVTPEYSSRGRRDLKKRPSVPPVPVSTIAEDANIPWSKVFLGEGAKGPIIAEVKCLRVVECRDNLPVNGVWLYIRRYADGRIKYSLCNAPVDISPEQLHKVATMSWPIEQCFEECKSYLGMDHCESRSWNSWYRHMLFVFLAHLFVQELQIRLKKTAGFDTSPSKYAHYISPSTTL, from the coding sequence ATGATGCTGCAGAAGCCGGACTGGAGTCCCGATATCCTCACGGAGTCGGGTATTACCGCAGAAACCGTAGGATGTCTTGGGAATCTTTTAGACGAATACCTTGCCGAATTTGGCCACTGCTATGCCCGATCGGAGCAACGGATCCATGGGGAATGTTATGTCAAAGGCCTGTTGAGCGACCTGGGCTGTAAATCAATCGAGCCCATCGCTATCCGGTACGAGGGCAAGGAAGCGGTACGGGGAATGCAGAACTTCTCCAAGGATGGCATTTGGGATGATGCAGAGATGCTTTTAACCTACCGTAAACGTCTTTCCTCCCTCATCTGTGATCCGGACGGCATGATCAATGCCGATGGATGCGATATGCCAAAGAAAGGGACGGAATCTGTGGGTGTGGCCCGTCAATACTATGGTAGCCTGGGTAAGACCGAAAACTGTCAGGTCGGTGTATTTGTCGGTTATTCCAGCAGTAAAGGTTACGGGTTGATTGACCGGTCGCTTTACATGCCAGAGAAGTGGTTTGGCGACGATTATGCAGGACGCAGGGAAAGATGCGGAGTGCCAGACGACCTTTTATTCAAGACAAAAACACAACTGGCCTCCGAGATGATCCAAAACGCAGTAGCTTCCGGCTTGTTCCCTGCCAAATGGATCGGCGTTGACAGTTTCTTCGGCAACGATAAGGAGTTTTTGGACTCCATACCCGATAGCCTCTACTATTTTGCAGACGTTCATGCCAACACTACCGTATTTACGAAGATGCCGGTCATGGTTACCCCTGAATACAGTAGCAGAGGGAGAAGAGACCTGAAGAAAAGGCCTTCTGTCCCACCGGTGCCTGTATCGACCATCGCCGAGGATGCGAATATACCTTGGTCTAAGGTCTTTCTGGGCGAAGGTGCCAAAGGCCCAATCATAGCTGAAGTCAAATGCCTCAGGGTAGTCGAATGCCGGGACAACCTTCCTGTCAATGGTGTATGGCTCTATATCAGACGCTATGCCGATGGACGAATCAAATATTCGTTATGCAATGCACCGGTGGATATATCGCCGGAGCAGTTGCACAAGGTTGCAACCATGAGCTGGCCAATCGAGCAGTGTTTCGAGGAATGTAAAAGCTATCTAGGGATGGACCATTGTGAATCCAGATCGTGGAATTCATGGTACCGCCATATGCTTTTTGTATTTCTTGCACATTTGTTTGTTCAGGAACTCCAGATACGATTAAAAAAAACTGCCGGTTTTGACACTTCCCCAAGCAAATATGCTCATTATATCAGCCCTAGTACTACATTATGA
- a CDS encoding extracellular solute-binding protein: MGSVFKRVLVFVLVLLFISSVFAACGQGTAQKDEEKDISQTAPSETKQGEAVKPSEPVKLSVQCWGSSNLVQSYMEALYDAFPEYKSKVAFDYIIGGQGDAESIEKFRLALAAKDNIPDILQINSTQFYEFAKGGMLVDISADIQPYKEDILKGALTAMECNGKYYSFPQMIKTKVWYYRKDIFDEVGIDVNSIKTVDDFIAAGKKIKQKYPDKYIINIGPRVDNTLIQTLISSNDSAFIDEKGNYIVTQNKGIREVFDIYKKLKTSDVCLNVNFWTPDGDKAFADGKIVSILSAAWMNEHLPNWAPDQAGKWACALWPEAIRQGSESGAGMFVIPASSANKDAAKDAMVKWGFTKEANIALFKRLKRIPIVKSALSDPAMKTPDKYFVGTTHFDTCVAAMDFFKIFPYTPKSNLEFQIIRDQISSYCQGDIDLETALKNAEEAMKTQIGNPLE; this comes from the coding sequence ATGGGTAGTGTCTTTAAACGAGTTTTGGTGTTTGTATTAGTTCTATTATTCATTTCCTCGGTTTTTGCAGCATGTGGTCAGGGAACAGCCCAGAAAGATGAGGAAAAGGATATTTCGCAGACTGCCCCAAGCGAAACAAAGCAGGGGGAAGCTGTGAAACCAAGTGAACCCGTAAAGCTTTCGGTACAGTGTTGGGGCTCATCAAACCTTGTTCAATCCTATATGGAAGCCTTGTATGATGCTTTTCCGGAGTATAAGAGCAAGGTTGCATTTGACTACATTATTGGCGGACAGGGTGATGCAGAGTCTATTGAAAAGTTCAGGCTGGCTTTAGCTGCAAAGGATAATATACCTGATATTCTTCAAATAAACTCTACGCAGTTCTACGAATTTGCTAAAGGCGGCATGCTGGTGGATATATCCGCTGATATACAGCCTTATAAGGAGGACATTCTGAAGGGTGCGCTTACAGCGATGGAATGTAACGGAAAGTATTATTCCTTCCCGCAGATGATAAAGACCAAGGTCTGGTACTACAGAAAAGATATTTTTGATGAAGTGGGAATCGATGTAAACAGTATCAAAACTGTAGATGATTTTATTGCTGCAGGTAAGAAGATAAAGCAAAAGTATCCGGACAAATACATCATCAATATTGGTCCCCGGGTTGATAACACCCTTATTCAAACTCTTATCTCGTCTAATGATTCTGCTTTCATAGATGAGAAAGGAAATTACATTGTTACTCAAAATAAAGGAATAAGGGAAGTTTTTGATATCTATAAAAAGCTCAAGACCTCTGATGTATGCCTGAATGTCAACTTTTGGACCCCTGATGGTGATAAGGCATTTGCGGATGGTAAAATAGTGTCCATCCTGAGTGCCGCATGGATGAACGAACATCTTCCCAACTGGGCACCCGACCAGGCAGGCAAATGGGCTTGTGCTCTATGGCCTGAAGCGATTAGACAGGGCAGTGAGTCGGGTGCAGGAATGTTTGTTATACCAGCATCTTCGGCGAATAAAGATGCGGCGAAAGATGCGATGGTTAAATGGGGATTTACCAAGGAAGCAAATATTGCTCTGTTTAAAAGGTTGAAGAGGATTCCCATTGTTAAATCTGCCTTAAGCGATCCGGCGATGAAAACACCTGATAAATACTTCGTCGGTACTACACACTTTGACACATGTGTTGCTGCAATGGACTTTTTCAAAATATTCCCCTATACACCAAAATCAAACCTGGAATTTCAGATCATAAGAGATCAGATAAGTTCTTACTGCCAAGGGGATATCGATCTTGAAACAGCCTTGAAAAATGCTGAAGAAGCAATGAAGACCCAAATTGGTAATCCTTTGGAATAA